A genomic window from Gossypium hirsutum isolate 1008001.06 chromosome D12, Gossypium_hirsutum_v2.1, whole genome shotgun sequence includes:
- the LOC107945710 gene encoding elongation factor 1-alpha-like produces MGKEKVHINIVVIGHVDSGKSTTTGHLIYKLGGIDKRVIERFEKEAAEMNKRSFKYAWVLDKLKAERERGITIDIALWKFETTKYYCTVIDAPGHRDFIKNMITGTSQADCAVLIIDSTTGGFEAGISKDGQTREHALLAFTLGVKQMICCCNKMDATTPKYSKARYDEIVKEVSSYLKKVGYNPEKIPFVPISGFEGDNMIERSTNLDWYKGPTLLEALDQINEPKRPSDKPLRLPLQDVYKIGGIGTVPVGRVETGILKPGMVVTFGPSGLTTEVKSVEMHHEALQEALPGDNVGFNVKNVAVKDLKRGFVASNSKDDPAKEAANFTSQVIIMNHPGQIGNGYAPVLDCHTSHIAVKFAELLTKIDRRSGKELEKEPKFLKNGDAGMIKMVPTKPMVVETFSEYPPLGRFAVRDMRQTVAVGVIKSVEKKDPTGAKVTKSAAKKGK; encoded by the exons ATGGGTAAGGAGAAGGTTCACATCAACATTGTTGTCATTGGCCATGTTGACTCTGGAAAGTCAACCACAACGGGTCACTTGATATACAAGCTTGGAGGTATTGACAAGCGTGTGATCGAGAGGTTCGAGAAGGAAGCTGCTGAGATGAACAAAAGGTCATTCAAGTATGCCTGGGTGCTCGACAAGTTGAAGGCTGAGCGTGAGCGTGGTATCACCATTGATATTGCCTTGTGGAAGTTTGAGACAACCAAGTACTACTGCACTGTCATTGATGCTCCTGGACATCGCGACTTTATTAAGAATATGATTACGGGTACTTCTCAAGCTGACTGTGCTGTCCTTATCATTGACTCCACAACTGGAGGTTTTGAAGCTGGTATTTCCAAGGATGGGCAGACCCGTGAGCATGCTCTCCTTGCCTTCACCCTTGGTGTCAAGCAAATGATTTGCTGCTGCAACAAG ATGGATGCCACAACCCCCAAGTACTCAAAGGCAAGGTATGATGAAATTGTTAAGGAAGTTTCTTCTTACCTGAAGAAGGTTGGTTACAACCCTGAGAAGATTCCATTCGTCCCCATCTCTGGTTTTGAGGGTGACAACATGATTGAGAGGTCCACCAACCTCGATTGGTACAAGGGTCCAACCCTCCTTGAGGCTCTTGACCAGATCAATGAGCCCAAGAGACCCTCTGACAAGCCCCTCCGTCTCCCACTTCAGGATGTCTACAAGATTGGTGGTATTGGAACTGTCCCAGTGGGTCGTGTTGAAACTGGAATCCTCAAGCCTGGAATGGTTGTTACATTCGGACCTTCTGGATTGACCACTGAAGTTAAGTCTGTTGAGATGCATCATGAAGCTCTTCAAGAGGCTCTTCCTGGTGACAATGTTGGGTTCAATGTGAAGAATGTTGCTGTCAAGGATCTCAAGCGTGGATTTGTTGCCTCCAACTCCAAGGATGATCCTGCCAAGGAGGCAGCCAACTTCACCTCCCAAGTTATCATCATGAACCACCCAGGACAGATTGGAAATGGCTATGCACCGGTCCTCGATTGCCACACCTCCCATATTGCTGTCAAGTTTGCAGAGCTCTTGACCAAGATTGACAGGCGATCTGGTAAGGAGCTTGAGAAGGAGCCTAAGTTCTTGAAGAATGGTGATGCTGGTATGATTAAGATGGTTCCGACCAAGCCCATGGTTGTGGAAACTTTCTCCGAGTACCCTCCACTTGGACGTTTTGCCGTTAGGGACATGAGACAGACTGTTGCTGTTGGTGTGATCAAGAGTGTGGAGAAGAAGGACCCAACTGGAGCCAAGGTGACGAAGTCTGCTGCCAAGAAGGGCAAGTGA